A section of the Spirosoma pollinicola genome encodes:
- a CDS encoding metallophosphoesterase family protein gives MEKEENKREILFLSDTQAPMWVERLVLRTHQNTKATTTIFNEIVRLKPAVLYWLGDIVSLGYRTTKWRVIDQFLANCTAVGTAVYAIMGNHDVMGRPRKGARNFQQRFPEHSPTGYVKVTDAIAVVMLNSNFSIMSIADLVKQQTWYEQTLKDMDEDPAVKVVIVTCHHAPYSNSKLVGSSKLVQQRFVPAYTRSQKGRLFITGHSHAFERYQFEGKTFLVIGGGGGLRQPLNVSPSRLPDLATEYKPLFHYLSVRREGEGLVLTSYCLKKDFSGFSEGYHFEIPGQEVYAAKPD, from the coding sequence ATGGAAAAGGAAGAGAATAAACGGGAGATTCTGTTTTTAAGCGATACGCAGGCACCTATGTGGGTGGAGCGGTTAGTCCTTAGAACGCATCAGAATACAAAAGCGACCACAACAATTTTTAACGAAATTGTCCGGCTAAAACCGGCCGTTCTTTATTGGCTTGGTGATATTGTCTCGTTGGGGTATCGAACGACTAAATGGCGGGTCATTGACCAGTTTCTGGCCAACTGTACGGCTGTGGGTACGGCTGTTTATGCCATCATGGGCAATCACGACGTAATGGGGCGACCTCGCAAAGGGGCAAGAAACTTTCAGCAGCGTTTTCCCGAACACAGTCCAACTGGTTATGTGAAAGTAACGGACGCCATTGCGGTTGTTATGCTCAATTCCAATTTCAGCATCATGTCTATTGCCGATTTGGTGAAGCAGCAAACCTGGTATGAGCAAACATTGAAAGATATGGACGAAGACCCAGCCGTGAAGGTGGTTATCGTGACCTGCCACCATGCGCCTTATTCAAATAGTAAGCTGGTGGGTTCGTCCAAACTGGTTCAGCAGCGATTTGTGCCCGCTTATACTCGGTCGCAAAAAGGGCGGCTATTCATTACAGGGCACTCACACGCGTTCGAGCGGTATCAGTTCGAAGGCAAAACGTTTTTAGTGATTGGCGGTGGCGGTGGCTTGCGGCAACCCCTGAATGTATCGCCAAGCCGATTGCCCGATTTGGCAACGGAGTATAAACCGTTGTTTCATTACCTGTCTGTCAGGCGTGAAGGAGAGGGCTTGGTATTAACGTCATACTGCCTCAAAAAAGACTTTTCGGGGTTTTCGGAGGGCTATCATTTCGAAATTCCGGGCCAGGAAGTTTATGCTGCCAAGCCTGATTGA
- a CDS encoding glycerophosphodiester phosphodiesterase: MKLTNYIALGLVLIGFTSCRKDYEAPVPYTFTNTPGSGRFVPTVRQTMEGVYTVTDGSSQFGDQVALKWTYTLEGSDTTHYLSIFTGVDAGFFNLEGTAQTDSLVVSGYWRKLVNTSTGLSHLTLKAKHNGQLQPYSGNLATGDTLVLTGSYGEKTAEPTQPLTLTYKRPLNRRPFSIMAHRSGGRTSDLLPASENSIEIIKLASRLGATGIEIDVRYTKDGVPILYHDNTLNLRLIQKSGLAGPVENYTYQQLNSLVRLVNGEKIPTLEQALETVINNTSLSFVWLDTKYIGPMDKVQALQQTFRQKAILARRDLRIIIGLPSTDAVASYEALSNKENTPILCELDTATTRSLGARIWAPRWTLGPQTEEVLAMKAEGRTVFVWTLDEPEFIREFISQNNFDGILSNYSPVVAYYHYVEQQ; the protein is encoded by the coding sequence GTGAAACTGACCAATTATATTGCTCTGGGCTTGGTTCTCATAGGCTTTACCAGTTGCCGTAAGGACTATGAAGCGCCTGTCCCTTACACATTTACCAATACCCCCGGTTCCGGGCGATTTGTGCCGACTGTTCGTCAAACAATGGAAGGTGTATATACCGTAACGGATGGTTCCAGTCAGTTCGGTGATCAGGTCGCCTTAAAATGGACGTACACACTGGAGGGCTCTGATACAACACACTACCTCTCTATTTTTACAGGAGTCGACGCTGGTTTTTTCAATCTGGAAGGCACTGCTCAAACCGATAGTTTAGTTGTATCGGGCTACTGGCGTAAACTGGTCAACACCTCAACCGGGCTCTCTCACCTTACACTCAAAGCGAAACATAACGGCCAGCTTCAACCCTACAGCGGCAATCTGGCAACAGGCGATACCCTTGTTCTAACGGGATCATATGGAGAAAAAACCGCCGAACCGACGCAGCCCCTAACGCTTACCTACAAACGCCCCCTGAACAGAAGGCCATTTTCGATTATGGCTCACCGAAGTGGCGGACGTACATCAGACCTGTTGCCCGCATCCGAAAACTCCATCGAGATCATAAAACTAGCCTCTCGCCTTGGAGCAACCGGAATAGAGATTGATGTACGATACACCAAAGACGGTGTACCGATTTTATACCACGACAATACGTTAAATCTGAGACTTATTCAGAAAAGCGGGTTGGCCGGGCCAGTTGAAAACTATACGTATCAGCAACTCAATAGCCTTGTCAGGCTGGTCAACGGCGAAAAAATTCCGACTCTTGAGCAAGCCCTGGAAACTGTTATCAACAATACATCCCTGAGCTTTGTCTGGCTCGATACCAAATACATCGGCCCAATGGACAAGGTGCAGGCGTTGCAACAAACGTTTCGGCAAAAAGCTATACTCGCCCGGCGCGATCTCCGCATTATTATAGGTCTGCCAAGTACCGATGCAGTAGCTTCTTATGAAGCTCTTTCCAACAAAGAGAATACGCCCATTTTATGCGAATTGGATACAGCGACCACCCGTAGTTTAGGCGCTCGTATCTGGGCGCCACGCTGGACGCTCGGTCCACAAACGGAAGAGGTGTTGGCGATGAAAGCAGAAGGTCGAACAGTATTTGTCTGGACACTCGATGAGCCGGAATTTATTCGGGAGTTTATTAGCCAGAATAATTTCGACGGGATTCTGTCTAATTACTCCCCTGTGGTGGCTTACTATCATTATGTTGAACAGCAATAA
- a CDS encoding DUF6965 family protein: MNNLLDFFIGLVLPETEFKITKQTSTSNLQKCVRLAMALAKDGNKPSVIRLRRIRDLLEKQSIEFVRPR; encoded by the coding sequence ATGAACAATCTGCTCGACTTTTTTATTGGACTTGTTTTACCCGAGACTGAATTTAAAATTACCAAGCAAACGTCCACATCAAATCTACAAAAATGCGTACGATTGGCTATGGCACTGGCAAAGGATGGCAACAAGCCCAGTGTGATTCGGCTCAGGCGGATACGGGACTTGTTGGAAAAACAGTCAATCGAATTTGTCAGGCCGAGGTAA
- a CDS encoding MFS transporter: protein MTPVTETPSQTSLKTLIDDSPMSGFQVLMVVICFIMNMNDGIDVLVVSFTGSEIVREWALSKSDLGYVFSAGLTGMTAGCFLLAPFSDKIGRRKLFIIALSLITGGMLLSSIVSAYYQLLLCRLITGLGIGGILPTLAAVAAEFSNNKRRDFNVGIVQAGWPIGAILAGFFTAWAIPEFGWRSAYLAAGLISTLMLISIMLFMPESLAFLVERQPKNALRQINTLLSRMGHITLDKLPSAGNIHPTVPYADLFTPAYRASTFRLWIGIFFGFITLYTLMSWVPTLAKELGMPFELATYVGTALNVGAFSGGLVFGLVVGRVGLRKLIPAFMLFAFGVMLLYGNMKMGYGLVFLMTFFIGFFVQGGFNGYFPTTARVYPSAMRTTGVGLAMGVGRFGAILGPALFGILSDMGLSLPTLFSLFSLPLLVAGYMAYTIPSRNIDA, encoded by the coding sequence ATGACACCCGTAACTGAAACTCCCTCTCAAACTTCGCTGAAAACCCTGATCGACGACTCGCCAATGAGTGGCTTCCAGGTGTTAATGGTCGTGATTTGCTTTATCATGAACATGAACGACGGCATCGACGTGCTGGTGGTGTCGTTTACCGGCTCCGAAATTGTCCGTGAATGGGCTTTGTCGAAGTCAGACCTTGGCTATGTGTTCAGTGCGGGGCTGACAGGTATGACAGCAGGTTGTTTTTTACTAGCTCCCTTTAGCGACAAAATCGGTCGGCGCAAGCTATTTATTATTGCTTTGAGCCTCATAACAGGCGGTATGCTGCTATCGTCTATAGTAAGTGCCTATTATCAGCTGTTGCTTTGCCGACTTATCACGGGCCTGGGTATTGGGGGTATACTGCCCACCTTGGCGGCAGTTGCGGCTGAGTTTTCGAATAATAAGCGACGTGATTTTAATGTCGGAATCGTACAGGCTGGCTGGCCAATCGGCGCTATTCTGGCCGGGTTTTTCACGGCATGGGCGATTCCGGAGTTTGGCTGGCGGTCGGCCTATCTGGCGGCTGGCCTTATTTCGACCCTCATGCTGATTAGTATTATGCTGTTCATGCCCGAGTCACTGGCCTTTTTAGTCGAGCGGCAACCGAAAAATGCACTTCGTCAGATCAACACGCTGCTCTCACGCATGGGTCACATAACGCTGGATAAGCTACCTTCTGCTGGTAATATACACCCCACGGTGCCCTACGCCGACCTGTTTACACCGGCTTACAGAGCGTCGACGTTTCGGCTGTGGATCGGCATTTTCTTTGGTTTTATCACACTCTATACCCTGATGAGCTGGGTACCAACGCTTGCCAAGGAACTTGGAATGCCCTTCGAATTGGCTACGTATGTTGGTACGGCTCTGAACGTGGGAGCATTTTCAGGCGGTCTGGTTTTCGGGCTTGTTGTGGGTCGGGTTGGCCTTCGAAAACTTATTCCTGCATTCATGCTCTTTGCATTCGGGGTAATGCTGCTCTACGGCAACATGAAAATGGGTTATGGACTGGTCTTTTTGATGACATTTTTCATCGGCTTTTTTGTTCAGGGTGGCTTCAATGGTTACTTTCCAACAACAGCGAGGGTGTACCCCTCCGCCATGCGGACAACAGGCGTTGGACTCGCTATGGGCGTCGGTCGATTTGGTGCTATTCTTGGGCCAGCTTTATTTGGTATACTATCTGACATGGGCCTCAGTTTACCCACGCTGTTTAGTTTGTTTTCGTTACCACTGCTTGTAGCGGGGTATATGGCATACACCATTCCATCCAGGAATATAGACGCCTGA
- a CDS encoding zinc-dependent alcohol dehydrogenase, with product MRAAFLQSPKHIQLQDVPIPEPGIGEVRVKLKLIGVCGSDVHLFLGHRLLDKPNIIGHEGLGYLDKLGAGVTGRTIGERVVIEPNIPCRNCRYCYAGKGNICINKRVFGVNEPGAFAEYIVLPANFCWTVPDAISDEDAVTIEPMAVAVHALLTSSAKPGDTIAVLGLGAIGLLLTHLALALGYRVFVTEISPGKLRMAESLGAVALCPSGDADSQAVALADSWLANEVCAVFECAGAVATATLAAAAAPRGSEIVLVGLAAKPAQFTPLKIAREGISIVPSIIYDHPFDFKRTLQLIAARVIRPGFIISQQANLNDLQSALETAAKGEDSKIVISV from the coding sequence ATGAGAGCGGCTTTTCTTCAATCACCCAAACATATTCAACTTCAGGATGTGCCAATACCTGAACCGGGCATTGGCGAAGTACGCGTAAAGTTGAAACTGATTGGTGTATGCGGGTCGGATGTACACCTGTTTTTGGGACATCGACTTTTGGACAAACCAAACATTATTGGTCACGAAGGATTAGGCTACCTTGACAAACTTGGTGCTGGTGTAACAGGCCGAACTATAGGCGAGCGTGTGGTGATAGAGCCTAATATTCCCTGCCGAAACTGTCGATACTGTTATGCAGGCAAGGGTAATATATGCATCAACAAACGTGTATTTGGTGTAAATGAACCCGGTGCCTTTGCCGAATACATTGTCTTGCCCGCCAATTTTTGCTGGACTGTTCCCGATGCCATTTCCGACGAAGACGCCGTAACCATCGAGCCAATGGCCGTAGCCGTTCATGCCCTGCTGACGTCGAGCGCCAAACCCGGCGACACGATTGCGGTGCTTGGTTTGGGAGCCATTGGGCTGTTGCTCACGCACCTTGCTCTCGCCCTGGGTTATCGGGTGTTTGTTACCGAAATCAGCCCCGGCAAGCTCAGAATGGCCGAAAGCCTGGGTGCTGTTGCTCTATGTCCCTCGGGCGATGCAGATAGTCAGGCAGTGGCATTGGCCGATTCCTGGCTAGCAAACGAGGTTTGTGCCGTCTTTGAATGTGCTGGCGCAGTAGCAACGGCTACACTGGCAGCCGCAGCAGCCCCCCGTGGGTCCGAGATCGTGCTGGTAGGCCTTGCCGCGAAGCCAGCGCAGTTTACGCCCCTGAAAATCGCCCGTGAAGGAATATCTATCGTTCCGTCAATTATTTATGATCACCCATTCGACTTCAAACGGACGCTTCAGTTGATTGCCGCCCGTGTAATTCGTCCGGGATTTATTATTTCGCAGCAGGCAAATCTCAACGATTTACAATCGGCCCTGGAAACAGCCGCAAAAGGAGAAGACAGTAAAATTGTGATTTCTGTTTAA
- a CDS encoding helix-turn-helix domain-containing protein has translation MKQAIQHYNGLYGDQHAVILPDFVQIERIETRSPRHKWIIKPHVHAHLFQLFYVETGNGIIWSDTGELPFTSPCLLLIPENTLHGLRYITEASGTVLTVSASFVDDLTAKTPAIGLEGGHIQVVSAQNQLRWFAYLKTLLDRLEEESADNLPNRECVLQSVLTAFLTDVFRYVRQQQVVETTPKNRSLSIYRTFQKRIRQERNPQKNISQYADEQSITAVHLNRVCRELMQKSAMQIVYDYFLTEARKYLTQTDYTIAEVAYRLNFEDPAYFSRLFKKQTGLTPKAFRQVQPMPTNVLDLVK, from the coding sequence ATGAAACAGGCTATTCAACATTACAATGGCCTTTACGGCGATCAACACGCTGTAATTTTGCCCGATTTTGTCCAGATCGAGCGAATCGAAACGCGTAGTCCCCGGCATAAATGGATTATAAAGCCGCATGTTCACGCGCATCTTTTTCAGCTATTTTATGTAGAAACAGGCAATGGCATAATCTGGTCAGATACAGGTGAATTGCCATTTACCAGTCCCTGCCTGCTGCTGATTCCCGAAAACACCCTGCATGGATTGCGCTACATTACAGAAGCCAGCGGAACAGTGTTAACTGTTTCGGCTTCGTTTGTCGACGATCTGACTGCTAAAACCCCGGCCATTGGCCTCGAAGGTGGTCATATACAAGTTGTTTCGGCTCAAAATCAATTGCGCTGGTTTGCCTATTTAAAAACGTTGCTTGACCGGCTGGAGGAAGAATCGGCAGACAATTTACCCAACCGGGAATGTGTGCTTCAGTCAGTACTTACAGCTTTTTTAACCGATGTATTCCGCTATGTCCGGCAACAACAGGTAGTCGAAACGACTCCTAAAAATCGAAGCCTATCTATCTACCGAACATTTCAAAAGCGGATTCGGCAGGAGCGGAATCCACAAAAAAATATCAGTCAATATGCTGATGAACAGAGTATTACTGCCGTACACCTGAATCGGGTTTGCCGGGAGTTGATGCAAAAGTCGGCCATGCAGATTGTTTATGACTACTTTTTAACTGAAGCCCGCAAATACCTTACGCAAACAGACTATACAATTGCCGAAGTAGCTTACCGACTTAACTTCGAAGACCCCGCCTATTTTTCGCGGCTGTTCAAGAAGCAGACCGGTCTGACACCCAAAGCGTTTCGGCAAGTGCAGCCTATGCCGACAAACGTACTTGATCTGGTAAAGTAA
- the pcaH gene encoding protocatechuate 3,4-dioxygenase subunit beta: METLDFNVHPPHLSPAYKSTILRSPTKPLLIVQEHLKDLSMPVFGESVLGKFDNDLTKNARANGDPIGERIKVAGRVMDQSGRGLSNVLVEIWQANAAGRYIHKAEIHDAPLDPNFLGSGRLLTDSEGRYSFYTIKPGAYPWGNHYNAWRPNHIHFSVMGHQFEQRLITQMYFPGDPLFAFDPIFQSTPVHARELLISKFNMDWTEPEFALAYEFNIVLNGRKNTPFE, from the coding sequence ATGGAAACGCTCGATTTTAATGTACACCCTCCGCACTTATCGCCCGCCTATAAGTCGACCATTCTTAGAAGCCCGACAAAACCCTTGCTGATTGTTCAGGAACATCTGAAAGACTTGTCGATGCCCGTTTTCGGTGAATCGGTACTCGGAAAGTTCGACAACGATCTGACAAAAAATGCCCGCGCCAATGGTGACCCGATCGGTGAACGTATCAAAGTGGCAGGCCGGGTAATGGACCAGAGCGGCAGGGGTTTATCCAATGTCCTCGTTGAAATCTGGCAGGCCAATGCCGCCGGGCGTTACATTCACAAGGCTGAGATTCACGACGCTCCACTCGATCCAAATTTTCTGGGCAGCGGGCGCTTGCTAACCGACAGCGAGGGGCGTTATTCATTCTATACCATAAAACCGGGCGCCTATCCCTGGGGTAATCATTATAATGCCTGGCGACCTAACCACATCCACTTTTCGGTGATGGGTCATCAGTTTGAACAGCGGCTGATAACCCAGATGTATTTCCCCGGCGATCCGCTGTTTGCCTTTGACCCGATCTTCCAGTCGACGCCGGTTCATGCCCGTGAGTTACTGATTTCCAAGTTCAACATGGACTGGACCGAGCCGGAATTTGCACTGGCCTACGAGTTTAACATTGTACTGAACGGACGCAAAAACACCCCATTTGAGTAA
- the pcaG gene encoding protocatechuate 3,4-dioxygenase subunit alpha, which translates to MEYLRETPSQTVGPFFAYSLTAEQYGYAYNSIMNHALVSDQIPDNYAGAEHIYIQGRIYDGNGNAIPDAIVELWQADPLGHYRTEPIGLKNGQPDFTGLGRMGTGTLPDGQFRFKTLKPGAVDTASAPVINVTLFMRGSLRGLTTRLYFSDEAEANQQDALLSAVDSDRRHTLVAQRLDQNGQIFYTFDLYMQGQNETVFFAA; encoded by the coding sequence ATGGAATATCTAAGAGAGACCCCTTCACAAACCGTGGGGCCGTTTTTTGCCTATAGCCTGACGGCCGAGCAGTACGGTTATGCCTACAATAGTATTATGAATCATGCGCTGGTAAGCGACCAGATACCAGACAACTATGCTGGTGCCGAGCACATTTATATCCAAGGCCGCATTTATGACGGTAATGGTAATGCCATTCCGGATGCTATTGTCGAACTATGGCAGGCCGATCCGCTGGGTCATTATCGGACGGAGCCTATTGGCTTGAAAAATGGTCAGCCCGACTTTACAGGACTGGGTCGTATGGGAACAGGTACCTTGCCAGATGGCCAGTTTCGATTCAAAACGCTCAAACCCGGCGCCGTAGATACAGCCTCGGCGCCAGTAATTAATGTTACATTGTTTATGCGGGGCTCCCTCCGGGGCCTGACTACCCGACTCTATTTTTCGGACGAGGCCGAAGCGAATCAGCAGGATGCCCTCCTGAGCGCCGTTGATTCCGACCGGCGGCATACGCTTGTTGCCCAACGGCTGGACCAGAATGGCCAGATCTTTTATACCTTCGACCTGTATATGCAGGGCCAGAATGAAACCGTTTTCTTTGCCGCTTAA
- a CDS encoding 3-oxoacid CoA-transferase, producing MKQVPIITADEAALKVKDGDTLLGGGFGMTGNPVHLLHALAQTSTKNLTFIGNNVGEPGLGGGRLLLNGQLRKMIGSFFTSNPDAVKAAQSGTVAYELLPQGTLAEAIRAGGAGIGGFYTPTSAGTLIAEGRETKILNGVEQVFIPGIRANVAFIRAWRADTAGNLTYRMTEQNFNRAMATAADLVIAEVEEIVPVGTIDPNHIQTPGCFVDFLVQAHVSAEMLGSSASLGAGRKASQSRLNMARRAFDELKSGDVVNLGIGIPTLVADLIQPEQGIILHTENGMLGVGPPPTDGGGAMDYPVNAGKIPVTALPGSSYFDSADSFAMIRGGHIDVAIMGGLEVDESGNLANWAVPGKPLLGVGGAMDLASGAKKLIITLTHADPDGTSKIVPKCTLPITAEGVVDLVITELAVFGYPNGQLTLLELMPGATLEDVKAKTAAKFKE from the coding sequence ATGAAACAAGTACCCATTATCACTGCCGACGAAGCCGCACTTAAAGTTAAAGACGGTGATACATTGCTGGGGGGAGGCTTCGGAATGACGGGGAACCCCGTCCATTTGCTTCATGCTCTTGCCCAAACCAGCACAAAAAACCTGACGTTTATTGGCAATAATGTGGGGGAGCCGGGTCTTGGCGGGGGGCGGTTGTTGCTGAATGGTCAGCTTCGAAAAATGATCGGCTCATTTTTTACCAGTAATCCCGACGCCGTAAAAGCCGCGCAATCTGGAACCGTTGCGTATGAACTTCTTCCACAAGGCACGCTGGCCGAGGCTATCCGGGCCGGTGGTGCCGGCATTGGTGGTTTTTATACGCCAACATCTGCCGGAACATTAATTGCCGAGGGCCGCGAGACTAAAATTCTGAATGGCGTAGAACAGGTCTTCATTCCCGGTATTCGGGCCAATGTGGCGTTCATTCGGGCATGGCGAGCGGATACGGCAGGTAACCTGACCTACCGTATGACTGAGCAGAATTTCAACCGGGCAATGGCCACGGCTGCTGATCTGGTTATAGCCGAAGTGGAAGAAATTGTACCCGTTGGCACAATCGACCCGAATCATATTCAAACGCCGGGTTGTTTCGTTGATTTTCTGGTACAAGCACACGTTTCGGCCGAGATGCTGGGTTCATCGGCGTCGCTGGGAGCTGGGCGTAAAGCCAGCCAGTCGCGGCTGAACATGGCTCGACGGGCATTTGACGAATTAAAATCCGGCGATGTTGTTAACCTCGGCATTGGCATTCCTACCCTCGTCGCCGACCTGATTCAGCCAGAACAGGGCATTATTCTGCATACCGAAAACGGAATGCTTGGCGTGGGACCGCCCCCAACCGATGGCGGTGGTGCTATGGATTACCCTGTCAATGCAGGCAAAATTCCGGTTACCGCCTTGCCCGGCAGTAGTTATTTCGACTCGGCAGATTCCTTTGCCATGATTCGGGGCGGTCATATCGACGTAGCCATTATGGGTGGTCTGGAAGTCGATGAATCAGGAAATCTAGCCAACTGGGCCGTACCGGGCAAACCGCTTCTGGGTGTTGGCGGGGCAATGGATCTAGCATCAGGGGCAAAAAAACTCATCATCACGCTCACTCATGCCGACCCTGATGGTACGTCCAAAATTGTCCCTAAATGCACCCTGCCCATCACTGCCGAAGGCGTCGTTGACCTTGTTATTACCGAATTAGCCGTATTTGGCTACCCAAACGGTCAACTCACCCTTCTCGAACTAATGCCCGGCGCTACGCTGGAAGACGTAAAAGCTAAAACGGCTGCGAAATTTAAAGAGTGA
- the pcaF gene encoding 3-oxoadipyl-CoA thiolase, whose protein sequence is MESYICDYIRTPIGRYGGALSSIRPDDLAAIVLRALMDRSPGVDWSALDDVILGCANQAGEDNRNVARMAVLLAGMPVGVSGTTINRLCGSGMDAVLTASRLIRAGEADLVIAGGVESMSRAPFVLPKAESGFSRAAEIYDTTIGWRFVNKEMQKLYGTDSMPETGENVAADFGISREDQDQFALRSQQKASAAIASGRLAKEIVPVTVKQGKTTAVVETDEHPRATSLEQLARLGTPFRENGTVTAGNASGVNDGAAGLLLASEKAIRQYGLTPLARVVGGATAGVPPRIMGIGPVPATQKLLSRLNLTVSDLDVIELNEAFASQGLAVLRQLDIADDDNRVNANGGAIALGHPLGMSGARLVGTAALELQERSVRYALTTMCIGVGQGIALMLEKA, encoded by the coding sequence ATGGAATCGTACATCTGTGATTATATCCGCACACCTATTGGCCGATATGGCGGTGCCTTGTCGAGCATACGGCCCGACGACCTGGCGGCTATCGTTCTCCGCGCCCTGATGGACCGCTCTCCCGGCGTGGACTGGTCTGCCCTCGACGACGTTATTCTGGGTTGCGCCAATCAGGCAGGAGAAGACAATCGTAATGTTGCCCGTATGGCCGTATTATTGGCGGGTATGCCCGTAGGTGTTAGCGGTACAACAATCAATCGGCTTTGTGGCTCCGGTATGGACGCGGTGCTAACTGCCAGCCGCCTAATTCGGGCGGGAGAAGCCGATCTGGTCATAGCCGGAGGGGTGGAGAGTATGTCGCGCGCGCCTTTTGTTCTGCCCAAAGCCGAAAGTGGCTTTTCGCGTGCTGCCGAAATTTATGACACAACTATTGGCTGGCGGTTCGTTAACAAGGAGATGCAAAAGTTGTACGGCACCGACTCTATGCCCGAAACGGGTGAGAATGTGGCAGCCGATTTCGGCATTTCCCGCGAAGATCAGGATCAGTTTGCACTCCGCAGCCAGCAAAAAGCAAGTGCCGCTATAGCCAGTGGCCGATTGGCAAAGGAGATTGTTCCCGTCACGGTGAAACAAGGGAAAACTACTGCCGTTGTGGAGACCGACGAGCATCCACGCGCTACTTCACTGGAACAGCTAGCCAGATTAGGCACGCCTTTTCGCGAAAATGGCACCGTCACGGCGGGCAATGCGTCGGGGGTGAATGACGGGGCGGCAGGCTTGCTGCTGGCATCAGAAAAAGCCATTCGGCAATACGGACTTACCCCACTGGCACGGGTTGTAGGAGGAGCTACAGCGGGTGTACCACCCCGAATTATGGGTATTGGACCTGTACCCGCCACGCAAAAATTGCTCAGTCGGCTAAACCTGACGGTAAGCGATCTCGACGTCATCGAACTAAATGAAGCCTTTGCCAGCCAAGGGCTAGCCGTACTTCGTCAATTAGATATTGCCGACGACGATAATCGTGTGAACGCCAATGGTGGTGCTATTGCCCTGGGGCACCCGTTGGGTATGTCGGGGGCGCGGCTCGTGGGCACCGCTGCCCTGGAATTGCAGGAGCGGTCGGTACGATACGCCCTAACAACCATGTGCATTGGTGTTGGGCAGGGTATCGCACTGATGCTTGAAAAAGCGTAG